One Deltaproteobacteria bacterium genomic window carries:
- a CDS encoding response regulator transcription factor, whose translation MIRVLLADDHSIVRAGLRRIIEESGDIEVIAEAADGREAIRKIRETVPDVAVVDISMPGLDGLEVIHELQSACPALPILVLTMHEEEQYVVRAIGAGAKGYITKRSAPEQLVKAIYKLKEGGRFLSDSAAESLASRMAEGVPGRSPLDCLSNREIQVLRRLALGQTTREIAEVYHISVKTVDTYRFRLLKKLNLRNNAEVSRFAIQNRLVEF comes from the coding sequence TTGATCCGGGTTCTATTGGCAGATGATCACAGCATCGTTCGCGCCGGACTTCGCCGCATCATCGAAGAGAGCGGCGATATTGAAGTGATTGCCGAGGCGGCGGATGGGCGTGAAGCCATCCGGAAGATCCGCGAGACGGTTCCCGACGTGGCGGTGGTGGACATATCCATGCCGGGCCTGGATGGACTCGAGGTGATCCACGAGCTCCAGAGCGCCTGTCCGGCGTTGCCGATCCTGGTGCTCACCATGCACGAGGAAGAGCAATATGTAGTCCGCGCCATAGGCGCCGGAGCCAAAGGCTACATCACCAAACGTTCGGCTCCCGAACAGTTGGTGAAAGCCATATACAAGTTGAAGGAAGGCGGCCGCTTTCTTAGTGATTCGGCGGCGGAGTCGCTGGCGTCCCGTATGGCCGAGGGCGTTCCCGGCCGGTCGCCGCTGGACTGCCTGTCCAACAGAGAAATCCAGGTGTTGAGACGTCTGGCCCTGGGACAGACCACGCGTGAGATTGCGGAGGTGTATCACATCAGCGTAAAAACCGTGGATACCTACCGATTCCGGTTGCTCAAGAAACTCAACCTGAGAAACAATGCGGAAGTATCGAGGTTCGCCATCCAAAACCGGCTCGTCGAATTCTGA